In Lysobacter firmicutimachus, one genomic interval encodes:
- a CDS encoding argininosuccinate synthase → MSQQTASTHPESQIPDSGTKDIVLAFSGGLDTSFCVPYLQERGWAVHTVFADTGGVDDEERAFIEQRAAELGVASHVTVDGGPAIWSGFVKPFVWAGEGYQGQYPLLVSDRYLIVEAALKRAAELGTKAIAHGCTGMGNDQVRFDLAVKALGDYEIVAPIREIQKEHTEVRAYEQKYLEQRGFGVRAKQKAYTINENLLGLTMSGGEIDRWQAPGEGAVGWCKPRAQWPSETLSVKLSFENGEAVALNGEKIEGHKLLAKLNGLFAQYGVGRGLYTGDTTIGLKGRIIFEAPGLIALLTAHRALEEAVLSKQQNRFKPDVARKWVELVYEGFFHDPLKADLEAFLASSQSTVNGEVTLESNGGTVNAVAIESRHILNAKGATYAQAADWGVAEAEGFIKLFGMSSTLWAEINRKS, encoded by the coding sequence ATGTCGCAGCAGACCGCTTCCACCCATCCCGAATCCCAAATCCCGGATTCCGGCACCAAAGACATCGTCCTCGCCTTCTCCGGCGGCCTCGACACCAGTTTCTGCGTGCCCTACCTGCAGGAGCGCGGCTGGGCCGTGCATACCGTGTTCGCCGATACCGGCGGCGTCGACGACGAGGAGCGCGCCTTCATCGAGCAGCGTGCCGCCGAACTCGGCGTGGCCAGCCACGTCACCGTCGACGGCGGTCCGGCGATCTGGTCGGGCTTCGTCAAGCCGTTCGTGTGGGCCGGAGAGGGCTATCAGGGCCAGTATCCGCTGCTGGTGTCGGACCGCTACCTGATCGTCGAAGCCGCGCTCAAGCGCGCCGCCGAACTCGGCACCAAGGCGATCGCCCACGGCTGCACCGGCATGGGCAACGACCAGGTGCGTTTCGACCTGGCGGTCAAGGCGCTGGGCGATTACGAGATCGTCGCGCCGATCCGCGAAATCCAGAAGGAGCACACCGAGGTCCGCGCCTACGAGCAGAAGTACCTGGAACAGCGCGGCTTCGGCGTACGCGCCAAGCAGAAGGCCTACACCATCAACGAGAACCTGCTCGGCCTGACCATGTCCGGCGGCGAGATCGACCGCTGGCAGGCGCCGGGCGAGGGCGCGGTGGGCTGGTGCAAGCCGCGCGCGCAGTGGCCGAGCGAGACCCTGTCGGTGAAGCTGAGCTTCGAGAACGGCGAGGCGGTGGCGCTGAACGGCGAGAAGATCGAAGGCCATAAGCTGTTGGCCAAGCTCAACGGCCTGTTCGCGCAGTACGGCGTTGGCCGCGGCCTGTACACCGGCGACACCACCATCGGCCTCAAGGGCCGGATCATCTTCGAAGCGCCGGGCCTGATCGCGCTGCTGACCGCGCACCGCGCGCTGGAAGAAGCGGTGCTCAGCAAGCAGCAGAACCGCTTCAAGCCGGACGTGGCGCGCAAGTGGGTGGAGCTGGTCTACGAAGGCTTCTTCCACGACCCGCTCAAGGCCGACCTGGAAGCCTTCCTGGCCAGCTCGCAATCGACCGTCAACGGCGAGGTGACCCTGGAGAGCAACGGCGGCACCGTCAACGCGGTGGCGATCGAATCCAGGCACATCCTCAACGCCAAGGGCGCGACGTACGCCCAGGCCGCCGACTGGGGCGTGGCCGAGGCCGAAGGCTTCATCAAGCTGTTCGGCATGAGCAGCACGCTGTGGGCGGAGATCAACCGCAAGAGCTGA
- a CDS encoding acetylornithine deacetylase has protein sequence MLPEVLTHLQALVSYDTRNPPRDIGTDGIFDYLRSQLPGFRIEVTDHGAGAVSMLAVRGNPRRLFNVHLDTVPSSEAWSADPHVLRVTEDRAIGLGACDIKGAAAGLLAAAAVVDGDAAFLFSTDEEANDARCIAGFLSTAHGFSDVLVAEPTMNEAVLAHRGISSVLLKFRGVAGHASGANAMQASALHQAIRWGGKALDYVEAQAHQRFGGLTGLRFNIGRVEGGIKANMIAPSAELRFGFRPLPSQPIDDLHETFGTLVDAGAIERYEETFRGPPLPAGGVADAEHRRLEARDLADALDLPIGNAVDFWTEASLFSAAGLTAIVYGPGHIAQAHTADEWVALEQLQGYAQSVARVIGSKA, from the coding sequence ATGCTCCCCGAAGTCCTAACCCATCTGCAGGCCCTGGTCTCCTACGACACCCGCAATCCGCCGCGGGACATCGGTACCGACGGCATCTTCGATTATCTGCGCAGCCAACTGCCGGGATTCCGCATCGAAGTGACCGATCACGGCGCCGGCGCGGTGTCGATGTTGGCCGTGCGCGGCAACCCGCGCCGGCTGTTCAACGTCCATCTCGACACGGTGCCGTCGTCGGAAGCCTGGAGCGCGGATCCGCACGTGTTGCGGGTGACCGAAGACCGCGCGATCGGCCTGGGCGCCTGCGACATCAAGGGCGCGGCGGCCGGATTGCTGGCCGCCGCGGCCGTTGTCGACGGCGACGCCGCGTTCCTGTTCTCGACCGACGAGGAGGCCAACGACGCGCGTTGCATCGCTGGCTTCCTCAGCACTGCGCACGGTTTCTCGGACGTGCTGGTGGCCGAGCCGACCATGAATGAGGCGGTGCTGGCGCATCGCGGCATCAGCTCGGTGCTGCTGAAGTTCCGCGGCGTCGCCGGGCATGCCTCCGGCGCCAACGCGATGCAGGCCAGCGCGTTGCATCAGGCGATCCGCTGGGGCGGCAAGGCCCTGGACTACGTCGAGGCGCAGGCGCACCAGCGCTTCGGCGGTCTGACCGGGCTGCGCTTCAACATCGGCCGGGTCGAAGGCGGGATCAAGGCCAACATGATCGCGCCCAGCGCGGAACTGCGTTTCGGCTTTCGTCCGCTGCCCTCGCAGCCGATCGACGACCTGCACGAAACCTTCGGCACCCTGGTCGACGCCGGCGCGATCGAGCGCTACGAGGAAACCTTCCGCGGTCCGCCGTTGCCGGCCGGCGGCGTCGCCGATGCCGAACATCGCCGGCTGGAAGCGCGCGACCTGGCCGACGCGCTCGATCTGCCGATCGGCAACGCGGTCGATTTCTGGACCGAAGCCTCGCTGTTCTCGGCCGCCGGCCTGACCGCGATCGTCTACGGCCCGGGCCATATCGCCCAGGCCCATACCGCCGACGAATGGGTCGCGCTGGAACAACTGCAAGGCTACGCGCAGAGCGTGGCGCGCGTCATCGGGAGCAAGGCGTAA
- a CDS encoding acetylglutamate kinase produces MSVSMDNHLQTRQTIVRLLSSMASAKEISQYLKRFSQLDSKRFAVVKVGGAVLRDDLAALTSSLAFLQDVGLTPIVIHGAGPQLDEELSAAGIVKQTVNGLRVTSPEALAIVRRVFQAQNLKLVEALQAGDGRATSIISGVFEAEYLDRDTYGLVGEVKKVNLAPIEASLQAGSIPVIASLGETAGGQILNVNADFAANELVQVLQPYKIVFLTGTGGLLDDNGKVIDSINLSTEYEHLIEQPWINGGMKVKIEQIKDLLDKLPLTSSVSITKPAELAKELFTHKGSGTLVRRGERVLQAARWDELDLERLRGLIDSAFGRKLVAGYFENTRLKQAYVSENYRAAIVLIEADGRTYLDKFAVLDDAQGEGLGRAVWQVMREQNPSVFWRSRHGNPVNPFYYSESDGCLKQEKWKVFWYGMHGFDEIAACVECAGRRTPTLED; encoded by the coding sequence ATGAGCGTTTCCATGGACAACCACCTGCAGACCCGCCAGACCATCGTGCGGCTGCTGTCGAGCATGGCCAGCGCCAAGGAGATCTCGCAGTACCTCAAGCGTTTTTCCCAGCTCGATTCCAAGCGCTTCGCGGTGGTCAAGGTCGGCGGCGCGGTGCTGCGCGACGACCTGGCCGCACTGACCTCGTCGCTGGCCTTCCTGCAGGACGTCGGCCTGACCCCGATCGTGATCCACGGCGCCGGCCCGCAGCTCGACGAAGAACTGTCCGCGGCCGGCATCGTCAAGCAGACCGTCAACGGTCTGCGAGTGACCTCGCCGGAGGCGCTGGCGATCGTGCGCCGCGTGTTCCAGGCGCAGAACCTCAAGCTGGTCGAAGCGCTGCAGGCCGGCGACGGCCGCGCGACCTCGATCATCTCCGGCGTGTTCGAGGCCGAATACCTGGACCGCGATACCTACGGCCTGGTCGGCGAGGTCAAGAAGGTCAACCTGGCGCCGATCGAGGCCAGCCTGCAGGCCGGCTCGATTCCGGTCATCGCCAGCCTCGGCGAAACCGCCGGCGGGCAGATCCTCAACGTCAACGCCGACTTCGCCGCCAACGAGCTGGTGCAGGTGTTGCAACCGTACAAGATCGTGTTCCTGACCGGCACCGGCGGCCTGCTCGACGACAACGGCAAGGTGATCGACTCGATCAATCTGTCGACCGAGTACGAGCACCTGATCGAGCAGCCGTGGATCAACGGCGGCATGAAGGTCAAGATCGAGCAGATCAAGGACTTGCTGGACAAGCTGCCGCTGACCTCGTCGGTGTCGATCACCAAGCCGGCCGAACTGGCCAAGGAACTGTTCACTCACAAGGGCTCGGGCACGCTGGTCCGGCGCGGCGAACGCGTGCTGCAGGCCGCGCGCTGGGACGAGCTCGACCTGGAACGCCTGCGCGGCCTGATCGATTCGGCCTTCGGGCGCAAGCTGGTCGCAGGTTATTTCGAAAACACCCGGCTCAAGCAGGCCTACGTCAGCGAGAACTATCGCGCCGCGATCGTGCTGATCGAGGCCGACGGCCGCACCTACCTGGACAAGTTCGCGGTGCTCGACGACGCCCAGGGCGAAGGCCTGGGGCGGGCGGTATGGCAGGTCATGCGCGAGCAGAATCCGAGCGTGTTCTGGCGCTCGCGCCACGGCAATCCGGTCAACCCGTTCTATTACTCCGAATCCGACGGTTGCCTAAAGCAGGAGAAGTGGAAGGTGTTCTGGTACGGCATGCACGGCTTCGACGAAATCGCCGCCTGTGTCGAGTGCGCCGGGCGGCGCACGCCGACCCTGGAGGACTGA
- a CDS encoding GNAT family protein: MDAQGSAWTQQPRLSGEHVVLEPLCRAHGDGLRAALAGGELAQAWYTNVPAPEGVDGYIDAALAMRDRGVAWPFAVLDARGEVVGSTRYYDMDAAVPRVQIGYTFYAPRVQRTGLNTQAKLLLLGHAFETLGCIAIGFETSWFNQASRAAIARLGAKQDGVLRNHRRHADGSPRDTVAFSIIDTEWLAVKRNLHYKLDRHASGAATHG; this comes from the coding sequence ATGGACGCGCAAGGCAGTGCGTGGACCCAGCAACCGCGGCTGAGCGGGGAGCACGTCGTCCTGGAACCGCTGTGCCGCGCGCACGGCGACGGTCTGCGCGCGGCCCTGGCCGGCGGCGAACTGGCCCAGGCCTGGTACACCAACGTGCCGGCGCCGGAGGGCGTGGACGGTTACATCGACGCCGCCCTGGCGATGCGCGACCGCGGCGTCGCCTGGCCGTTCGCCGTGCTCGATGCGCGCGGCGAAGTAGTCGGCAGCACCCGCTATTACGACATGGACGCGGCGGTGCCGCGGGTCCAGATCGGCTATACCTTCTATGCGCCGCGGGTGCAGCGCACCGGCCTGAACACCCAGGCCAAGCTGCTGTTGCTCGGCCACGCCTTCGAAACCCTGGGCTGTATCGCGATAGGCTTCGAGACGAGCTGGTTCAATCAGGCTTCGCGCGCCGCGATCGCGCGCCTGGGCGCCAAGCAGGACGGCGTGCTGCGCAATCACCGCCGGCACGCCGACGGCAGTCCCCGCGACACGGTCGCATTCTCGATCATCGATACGGAGTGGCTGGCGGTGAAGCGCAATCTGCATTACAAGCTGGACCGACACGCAAGCGGAGCCGCAACCCATGGCTAA
- the argC gene encoding N-acetyl-gamma-glutamyl-phosphate reductase — MAKTLGIVGARGHVGADLIRLIAGHPEFELAFVSSRELDGQRLADHIPEYAAKNPDLRYSSPAHEQLPALGADAVVLALPNGKAAACVAAFDAVGAEPVIVDLSADYRFDDHWYYGLPELTRGDYHGQRRISNPGCYASAMQLAIAPLLNVLEGAVQCFGVSGYSGAGTTPSDKNDPDKLRDNLMPYALTGHLHEREVTRHLGHPVEFMPHVAPHFRGLTVTSNLHLSRRFEREELVEHYHRHYDGEPMVRVLDEAPWVSRIAGRHHVEIGGFSVSEDGRRVVVVSTLDNLLKGAATQALQNLNLAFGLDELTGIDAHPRP, encoded by the coding sequence ATGGCTAAGACCTTAGGCATCGTCGGCGCGCGCGGCCACGTCGGCGCCGACCTGATCCGGCTGATCGCCGGCCATCCCGAGTTCGAGTTGGCCTTCGTGTCCTCGCGCGAACTCGACGGCCAGCGCCTGGCCGACCACATCCCCGAATACGCGGCCAAGAACCCGGATCTGCGCTACAGCTCGCCGGCGCACGAACAGTTGCCGGCGCTGGGCGCCGACGCGGTGGTGCTGGCCCTGCCCAACGGCAAGGCCGCCGCCTGCGTGGCCGCGTTCGACGCCGTCGGCGCCGAACCGGTGATCGTCGACCTGTCGGCGGACTATCGCTTCGACGATCACTGGTACTACGGCCTGCCCGAGCTGACCCGCGGCGATTATCACGGCCAGCGCCGGATCAGCAACCCGGGCTGCTACGCCAGCGCGATGCAGCTGGCGATCGCGCCGCTGCTGAACGTGCTGGAAGGCGCGGTGCAGTGCTTCGGCGTGTCCGGATACTCCGGCGCCGGCACCACGCCCTCGGACAAGAACGACCCCGACAAGCTGCGCGACAACCTGATGCCGTACGCGCTGACCGGGCATCTGCACGAGCGCGAGGTCACTCGCCACCTCGGCCATCCGGTCGAGTTCATGCCGCACGTGGCGCCGCATTTCCGCGGTCTCACCGTAACCTCGAACCTGCACCTGTCGCGCCGGTTCGAGCGCGAAGAGCTGGTCGAGCACTATCACCGCCATTACGACGGCGAGCCGATGGTGCGGGTGCTGGACGAGGCGCCCTGGGTCAGCCGCATCGCCGGCCGGCACCATGTGGAAATCGGCGGCTTCTCGGTATCCGAAGACGGTCGCCGGGTGGTGGTGGTGTCGACCCTGGACAACCTGCTCAAGGGCGCGGCGACGCAGGCGCTGCAGAACCTCAACCTGGCCTTCGGCCTGGACGAACTGACCGGCATCGACGCGCACCCGCGACCGTGA
- the proS gene encoding proline--tRNA ligase, translating into MRLSRYFLPALKENPAEAQIASHRLMLRAGLIRQEAAGIYTWLPAGLRVLRKIEAVVRDELDRAGALELLMPTLQLADLWRESGRYEAYGPEMLRIRDRHERELLYGPTNEDMITAIFRAHVKSYRALPMNLYQLQWKFRDEQRPRFGVLRGREFLMKDAYSFDLDEAGARRSYRRMFVAYLRIFARLGIRAIPMRAETGPIGGDLSHEFLVLAPSGESAVYCDRGMLELPIPGDDIDYDGDLEPIVRQWSSLYAATEDVHDIERFERDVPAERRVQARGIEVGQVFYFGTKYSQPMKAAVTGADGAERAIHGGSYGIGVSRLVGAIVEAGCDEAGIVWPEPVAPFRVGLIDLDPADATVSAACEYLYAQLQARGVDVLLDDTGERAGVKFAHMDLLGPPWQIVVGRRGLERGVVELKRRATGERTELTQEDALARLSMRRNE; encoded by the coding sequence ATGCGTCTGTCGCGTTATTTCTTGCCCGCGTTGAAGGAAAACCCCGCCGAGGCGCAGATCGCCTCGCACCGGCTGATGCTGCGCGCCGGACTGATCCGGCAGGAAGCCGCCGGCATCTACACCTGGCTGCCGGCCGGCCTGCGCGTGCTGCGCAAGATCGAGGCCGTCGTCCGCGACGAGCTGGACCGCGCCGGCGCGCTGGAATTGCTGATGCCGACCTTGCAGTTGGCCGACCTGTGGCGCGAAAGCGGCCGCTACGAAGCCTACGGGCCGGAAATGCTGCGCATCCGCGACCGCCACGAGCGCGAACTGCTGTACGGGCCGACCAACGAGGACATGATCACCGCGATCTTCCGCGCGCATGTGAAGTCCTACCGCGCGTTGCCGATGAACCTGTACCAGTTGCAGTGGAAGTTCCGCGACGAGCAGCGCCCGCGCTTCGGCGTGCTGCGCGGGCGCGAGTTCCTGATGAAGGATGCGTACTCGTTCGATCTCGACGAGGCCGGGGCGCGCCGCAGCTACCGGCGCATGTTCGTCGCCTACCTGCGCATCTTCGCCCGGCTCGGCATCCGCGCGATTCCGATGCGCGCCGAGACCGGGCCGATCGGCGGCGACCTGTCGCACGAGTTCCTGGTCCTGGCGCCGTCGGGCGAGTCGGCGGTGTATTGCGACCGCGGCATGCTCGAATTGCCGATCCCAGGCGACGACATCGATTACGACGGCGACCTGGAGCCGATCGTGCGCCAGTGGAGCTCGCTCTACGCCGCGACCGAAGACGTGCACGACATCGAGCGCTTCGAGCGAGACGTGCCGGCCGAACGGCGGGTGCAGGCGCGCGGGATCGAAGTCGGCCAGGTGTTCTATTTCGGCACCAAATACTCGCAGCCGATGAAGGCCGCGGTGACCGGCGCCGACGGCGCCGAGCGCGCCATCCACGGCGGCTCCTACGGCATCGGCGTGTCGCGCCTGGTCGGCGCCATCGTCGAGGCCGGTTGCGACGAAGCCGGCATTGTCTGGCCCGAGCCGGTGGCGCCGTTCCGGGTCGGCCTGATCGATCTCGATCCGGCCGATGCGACGGTCTCTGCGGCTTGCGAATACCTGTACGCGCAACTCCAGGCGCGCGGCGTGGACGTGCTGCTCGACGACACCGGCGAGCGCGCCGGGGTCAAATTCGCACACATGGACCTGCTCGGTCCGCCCTGGCAGATTGTGGTCGGCCGGCGCGGACTGGAGCGCGGCGTCGTCGAACTCAAGCGTCGCGCGACCGGCGAGCGGACGGAGCTGACGCAGGAGGACGCTCTGGCCCGTTTGTCCATGCGCAGGAACGAGTGA